From a region of the Patescibacteria group bacterium genome:
- a CDS encoding BrnT family toxin: MKLFTKLIQFQWDKGNLDKNFHKHGITNTECEEIFFDDKRKISKDIFHSNKEPRYILLGQTKVKRLLYTVFTIRNNKIRIISSRDINKKERKLYEKTI; the protein is encoded by the coding sequence ATGAAGCTATTCACTAAACTAATTCAATTTCAGTGGGATAAAGGTAACCTTGATAAAAATTTTCATAAACATGGCATTACTAACACTGAATGTGAAGAAATCTTTTTTGACGATAAAAGAAAAATCTCAAAAGACATTTTTCATTCTAACAAAGAACCGAGGTATATTCTTCTGGGACAAACTAAAGTTAAAAGATTATTATATACTGTTTTTACTATTCGTAATAATAAAATTAGGATAATCTCTTCGCGAGATATTAATAAAAAGGAAAGGAAGCTATATGAAAAAACAATTTAA
- a CDS encoding BrnA antitoxin family protein, whose protein sequence is MKKQFKVPKFKNEAKEREFWSKVDLAAYFDKEDFEPVSFPNLKPTTRSISLRLPEFVINRAKEKANEINVPYQSLMKKYIMEGLID, encoded by the coding sequence ATGAAAAAACAATTTAAAGTACCAAAATTTAAAAATGAAGCTAAAGAAAGGGAATTTTGGAGCAAGGTTGACTTAGCTGCATATTTTGATAAAGAGGATTTTGAGCCTGTTTCATTTCCTAATCTCAAACCGACCACTCGTTCCATCTCTTTGCGTTTACCAGAGTTTGTTATTAATCGCGCTAAAGAAAAAGCTAATGAGATTAATGTGCCTTATCAATCATTAATGAAGAAATATATTATGGAAGGGTTAATTGATTGA